One part of the Eucalyptus grandis isolate ANBG69807.140 chromosome 10, ASM1654582v1, whole genome shotgun sequence genome encodes these proteins:
- the LOC104422535 gene encoding uncharacterized protein LOC104422535: protein MYSGTYPHADADAQFPYSTSDAAGTSSFPPLPLPLLTIPNPDPLAAVAEFDLVKPLSHYPDVSHSGSSISGGSSCYSSPSSFPSAETQSGPSMFQRSISSVSLQQRNDGGYYHYSPLAMSALELAESETSPVRRVYSTGDLQRVNGLQHKQRTESPLMSESNMIIEGMSRACRYSPAEKKERIERYRSKRNQRNFNKKIKYACRKTLADSRPRIRGRFARNDEIDKCYQLPWSHEAGREDEEEDEDNWVNFLDSFSSGNL, encoded by the exons ATGTACAGCGGCACCTACCCgcacgccgacgccgacgcccaaTTCCCCTACTCGACGTCCGACGCGGCGGGCACGTCGTCTTTCCCGCcgctccccctccctctcttgaCCATCCCGAACCCCGACCCGCTGGCCGCGGTCGCCGAGTTCGACCTGGTGAAGCCGCTGAGCCACTACCCGGACGTCTCGCACAGCGGCAGCAGCATCAGCGGCGGCAGCAGCTGTTACAGCTCGCCGAGCTCGTTCCCGAGCGCCGAGACTCAGTCGGGGCCGAGCATGTTCCAGAGGAGCATCAGCAGCGTCTCGCTGCAGCAGAGGAATGACGGGGGTTACTATCATTACAGTCCGCTCGCCATGAGCGCCCTCGAGTTGGCTGAGTCGGAAACGAGTCCGGTGAGGCGAGTCTACAGCACGGGCGATCTGCAG AGAGTTAATGGGCTGCAACACAAGCAGAGGACAGAGAGCCCATTAATGAGCGAGAGCAACATGATCATTGAAGGGATGAGCAGAGCGTGCCGATACAGCCCCGCGGAGAAGAAGGAGCGGATCGAGCGATACAGGAGCAAGAGGAACCAGAGAAACTTCAACAAGAAGATCAAG TATGCTTGCAGGAAAACCCTAGCGGACAGCCGGCCGCGCATCCGAGGGCGGTTTGCGAGGAATGACGAGATCGACAAGTGCTATCAGCTTCCATGGAGCCATGAAGCCGGCAGggaggacgaagaagaagacgaggatAATTGGGTCAACTTCCTCGACTCCTTCTCGTCAGGGAATCTGTAG